Proteins encoded by one window of Sphaerodactylus townsendi isolate TG3544 linkage group LG02, MPM_Stown_v2.3, whole genome shotgun sequence:
- the GREM1 gene encoding gremlin-1: MAHTVSTLGVLLLLLGLLVFTTEGGKRNRGSQGAIPPPDKDQPNDSEQMQKKLGSRSRVRDRVKKPSAEEVLESSQEALHVTERRYLKRDWCKTQPLKQTIREEGCNSQTIINRFCYGQCNSFYIPRHIHREEGSFQSCSFCKPKKYTTMLVTLNCPELQPPSRKKRITRVKECRCISIDLD, encoded by the coding sequence ATGGCTCACACAGTTTCTACTTTGGGAGTTCTGTTGCTTTTACTTGGTCTCCTGGTTTTTACAACAGAAGGAGGCAAGAGGAACCGTGGGTCACAAGGAGCCATCCCTCCTCCTGACAAAGACCAGCCTAATGATTCAGAACAAATGCAGAAGAAGCTGGGCTCCAGATCCCGGGTCAGGGATCGAGTAAAAAAGCCATCTGCTGAGGAAGTCCTGGAATCAAGCCAGGAGGCACTGCATGTCACAGAGCGCAGGTACTTGAAACGGGACTGGTGCAAAACCCAACCGCTCAAGCAAACCATCCGTGAAGAAGGCTGCAACAGCCAGACCATCATCAACAGATTCTGTTATGGCCAGTGCAATTCATTCTACATCCCAAGGCATATCCACAGAGAGGAAGGCTCTTTCCAGTCCTGTTCCTTTTGCAAGCCGAAGAAATATACTACCATGTTAGTGACACTGAACTGCCCAGAACTTCAACCCCCCAGTAGGAAGAAGAGGATCACACGAGTGAAAGAATGTCGCTGCATATCCATAGACTTAGACTAA